One Nocardia farcinica genomic region harbors:
- a CDS encoding NAD-dependent succinate-semialdehyde dehydrogenase, with protein sequence MRDRDVLDRVPTGLFIGGGWREADDGARFPVEDPATGARLADVADGGPAEMAAALDAAAEAQRSWATTPPRQRSDLLRAAYEEVLRRLDEFALLITLEMGKPLAESRGEVRYGAEFLRWFAEEAVRVGGRWGRSPEGATRMLTMKEPVGPTLMITPWNFPLAMATRKIAPAVAAGCTMVLKPAEQTPLTALAFAELLRTAGLPDGVLNVVTTTRAPETIAPLLRDQRLRKLTFTGSTAVGKRLLAQAADQVLRVSMELGGNAPFLVFEDADLDRAIEGAMVAKMRNVGQACTAANRLLVHEAVAEKFAAGFAAAMAAQKIGRGTEPGVQVGPLIDARARDKVARLVADAAGDGARVLTGGSAVDGPGYFYAPTVLTDIGDHPVAREELFGPVAPIATFGSVEEAVAMANATEYGLASYVFSENLSRVLEVVENLQFGMVGVNQGVVSNAAAPFGGIKHSGFGREGGIEGIEEYLATKYVGIAS encoded by the coding sequence GTGCGCGACAGGGATGTGCTCGACAGGGTGCCCACCGGCCTGTTCATCGGCGGCGGCTGGCGGGAGGCCGACGACGGGGCCCGGTTCCCCGTCGAGGATCCGGCCACCGGTGCGCGGTTGGCCGACGTGGCCGACGGCGGCCCGGCGGAAATGGCGGCCGCGCTGGACGCGGCCGCCGAAGCGCAGCGGTCGTGGGCGACGACCCCGCCCCGGCAGCGCTCGGACCTGCTGCGTGCCGCCTACGAGGAGGTGCTGCGGCGCCTGGACGAGTTCGCACTGCTGATCACCCTGGAGATGGGCAAGCCGCTCGCCGAGTCGCGCGGCGAGGTGCGCTACGGCGCGGAATTCCTGCGGTGGTTCGCCGAGGAAGCGGTGCGTGTCGGCGGCCGGTGGGGACGCTCGCCCGAGGGCGCCACCCGCATGCTCACCATGAAGGAGCCGGTGGGGCCGACGCTGATGATCACGCCGTGGAACTTCCCGCTGGCGATGGCCACCCGCAAGATCGCCCCCGCCGTGGCCGCCGGATGCACGATGGTGCTCAAACCGGCCGAGCAGACCCCGCTCACCGCGCTGGCCTTCGCCGAGCTGCTGCGGACCGCGGGCCTGCCCGACGGGGTGCTCAACGTCGTCACCACCACCCGTGCGCCGGAGACGATCGCGCCGCTGCTGCGCGACCAGCGACTGCGCAAACTCACCTTCACCGGGTCCACGGCGGTGGGCAAACGGCTGCTGGCACAGGCCGCCGACCAGGTGTTGCGGGTGTCGATGGAACTGGGTGGCAACGCGCCGTTCCTGGTGTTCGAGGACGCCGACCTGGACCGCGCGATCGAGGGCGCGATGGTGGCGAAGATGCGCAATGTCGGGCAGGCCTGTACCGCGGCCAACCGGCTGCTGGTGCACGAGGCGGTGGCCGAGAAGTTCGCGGCCGGTTTCGCCGCGGCGATGGCCGCGCAGAAGATCGGCCGTGGCACCGAGCCCGGCGTGCAGGTCGGGCCGCTGATCGACGCCCGGGCACGCGACAAGGTGGCGCGCCTGGTGGCCGACGCCGCCGGGGACGGTGCGCGGGTGCTCACCGGCGGTTCGGCCGTCGACGGACCGGGCTACTTCTACGCACCCACCGTGCTGACCGATATCGGTGACCACCCGGTCGCGCGGGAGGAACTGTTCGGTCCGGTGGCGCCGATCGCGACGTTCGGCTCCGTCGAGGAGGCCGTCGCGATGGCCAACGCGACCGAGTACGGCCTGGCTTCCTACGTCTTCTCGGAGAACCTCTCGCGCGTGCTGGAGGTGGTGGAGAACCTCCAGTTCGGAATGGTCGGGGTCAACCAGGGCGTGGTATCGAACGCGGCGGCGCCGTTCGGCGGGATCAAGCACTCGGGCTTCGGGCGCGAAGGCGGGATCGAGGGCATCGAGGAGTATCTGGCCACCAAGTACGTGGGGATCGCGTCGTGA
- a CDS encoding acetyl-CoA carboxylase biotin carboxylase subunit family protein yields MSARTALEIIDPGLQTTVQAWPGRQGLTSLGYFPAGPMDHLSLRAANVLVGNPAGAPALEVPKIGISVAFLIDTQIAVAAPDGAAVLLNDVPAAAWETVDVRAGDVLRTIGAGGPGFRLYLAVRGGIAVPEVYGSAATSLVAGIGGVEGRALVRSDLLAINGAAPIPRRRLPEAMRPRFGTEWEIEIIQGPHACPDYLTPDDWAELLGRQWRVDLNSDRIATRLNPYRFTWARPDGGSAGGHPSNVLDDAYPVGGVLANGDVLTILGMDGNTSGGFAVVATVPHCALWKVGQMRPGRDTIRFREVDYEEALALNQRVDFTVDPRRTVRVQ; encoded by the coding sequence GTGAGCGCCCGCACCGCGCTCGAGATCATCGACCCCGGCCTGCAGACCACCGTGCAGGCGTGGCCGGGACGCCAGGGACTCACCTCGCTCGGCTACTTCCCCGCGGGCCCCATGGATCACCTGTCGCTGCGCGCGGCCAACGTCCTCGTCGGCAATCCGGCGGGGGCGCCTGCGCTGGAGGTGCCCAAGATCGGGATCTCGGTGGCGTTCCTGATCGACACACAGATCGCGGTCGCCGCCCCGGACGGTGCCGCCGTCCTGCTCAACGACGTTCCCGCCGCCGCGTGGGAGACGGTGGACGTGCGGGCAGGCGACGTGCTGCGCACCATCGGCGCGGGTGGCCCCGGTTTCCGGCTCTACCTGGCCGTGCGCGGCGGGATCGCGGTGCCCGAGGTCTACGGTTCGGCGGCGACCTCGCTGGTGGCGGGCATCGGCGGGGTCGAGGGCCGGGCCCTGGTCCGCAGCGATCTGCTCGCGATCAACGGCGCGGCGCCGATCCCCCGGCGCAGGCTGCCCGAGGCGATGCGGCCGCGGTTCGGCACCGAGTGGGAGATCGAGATCATCCAGGGTCCGCACGCCTGCCCGGACTACCTCACCCCCGACGACTGGGCCGAGCTGCTCGGCAGGCAGTGGCGGGTGGACCTGAACTCCGACCGGATCGCCACCCGGCTCAACCCGTACCGGTTCACCTGGGCGCGCCCGGACGGCGGCAGCGCGGGCGGGCATCCGTCGAACGTGCTCGACGACGCCTACCCGGTGGGCGGCGTGCTCGCCAACGGCGACGTGCTCACCATCCTCGGCATGGACGGCAACACCTCCGGTGGCTTCGCGGTGGTGGCGACCGTGCCGCACTGCGCGCTGTGGAAGGTCGGACAGATGCGGCCGGGCCGCGACACGATCCGCTTCCGGGAGGTGGACTACGAGGAAGCGCTCGCGCTGAACCAGCGGGTCGACTTCACGGTCGACCCGCGCCGCACGGTCCGCGTGCAGTGA
- a CDS encoding acetyl-CoA carboxylase, with amino-acid sequence MSEHHVLSPLPGIFYRSPAPGQPRFVEPGAPVEADQTVGLVEIMKQFTEIKAGAAGVLTSFTVEDNGTLSPGDVIAVIETK; translated from the coding sequence GTGAGCGAGCATCACGTCCTCTCGCCGTTGCCCGGCATCTTCTACCGTTCGCCCGCACCCGGCCAGCCCCGGTTCGTCGAGCCGGGCGCACCGGTCGAGGCCGACCAGACCGTCGGACTGGTCGAGATCATGAAGCAGTTCACCGAGATCAAGGCGGGCGCCGCGGGGGTGCTCACGTCGTTCACGGTGGAAGACAACGGAACTCTCTCGCCCGGCGATGTCATCGCCGTCATCGAAACGAAGTGA
- a CDS encoding 5-oxoprolinase subunit PxpA encodes MVTLNSDMGESFGIHTFGNDDRLVGLVDTVNVACGFHAGDPVGIHETVAKALAGGVTVGAHPGLPDLVGFGRREMKLFPDEAADIVRYQVGALVAFLKAEGGTLDHIKAHGSLYGMSSRDPELAEAIATVAAEYEVPIFGIADSEHEKAAQKLGVPFVAEFYVDLGYRADGSLIVARRPHATPVAEATERARKALVDGIATAVTGEEFAMRVDSICVHSDTPNAVEIAQAVRDVLSAV; translated from the coding sequence ATGGTCACACTCAATTCGGATATGGGCGAGTCGTTCGGTATCCACACCTTCGGCAACGACGACCGGCTCGTCGGCCTCGTCGACACCGTCAACGTCGCCTGTGGATTCCACGCCGGTGATCCGGTCGGCATCCACGAGACCGTCGCCAAGGCGCTGGCGGGCGGCGTCACCGTCGGCGCCCATCCCGGCCTGCCCGATCTGGTCGGCTTCGGCCGCCGCGAGATGAAGCTGTTCCCCGACGAGGCCGCCGACATCGTGCGATACCAGGTCGGCGCGCTGGTCGCCTTCCTCAAGGCCGAGGGCGGCACGCTCGACCACATCAAAGCGCACGGCTCGCTGTACGGGATGTCTTCGCGTGATCCCGAACTGGCCGAGGCGATCGCCACCGTCGCCGCCGAATACGAGGTCCCGATCTTCGGCATCGCCGACAGCGAGCACGAGAAGGCCGCGCAGAAACTGGGTGTCCCGTTCGTGGCCGAGTTCTACGTCGATCTGGGCTACCGGGCCGACGGCAGCCTCATCGTCGCGCGCCGGCCGCACGCGACCCCCGTGGCCGAAGCCACCGAACGAGCTCGCAAGGCACTGGTCGACGGCATCGCGACCGCCGTGACCGGCGAAGAGTTCGCGATGCGCGTCGATTCCATCTGCGTCCACTCCGACACCCCGAACGCCGTCGAGATCGCCCAGGCCGTTCGCGATGTGCTGTCCGCTGTGTGA
- a CDS encoding 5-oxoprolinase subunit C family protein, translating to MHVEIMEPGLATTVQDLGRSGGYNVGIPPSGALDQTSAKLANLLVGNPVDAAVLEAPYLGPKLAFDGPGVVAVTGGQAPVLLNGVEVDAWEAFPVVEGDVLSFGYIQQGARLYIAVAGGFDVPEVLGSRSTYGLGALGGYQGRPLRAGDRLPVGAAAGPFVPRRVPERSRPAWSREVELRVVLGLYDYRLTEEATEALLGTVWTLTPVADRTGFRYSGAKLTFTDRTQPFGAGSDPSNIVDAGYPIGSIQVPSGSEPIILHRDAVSGGGYAMVGTVISVDMDIVGQSAPGTNTRLRAVSLDEALRARRHAQGRFADLAQALA from the coding sequence ATGCACGTTGAGATCATGGAGCCCGGCCTGGCCACCACCGTGCAGGACCTGGGCCGAAGCGGGGGGTACAACGTGGGGATCCCGCCGTCGGGCGCGCTCGACCAGACCTCGGCCAAGCTCGCCAACCTGCTGGTGGGCAATCCGGTGGACGCGGCCGTGCTGGAGGCGCCCTATCTCGGCCCGAAGCTGGCCTTCGACGGGCCCGGCGTCGTCGCCGTCACGGGCGGACAGGCACCGGTGTTGCTGAACGGCGTCGAGGTCGACGCCTGGGAGGCGTTCCCGGTCGTCGAGGGCGATGTGCTGTCGTTCGGCTACATCCAGCAGGGCGCGCGGCTCTACATCGCGGTCGCGGGCGGTTTCGACGTGCCCGAAGTACTCGGGTCGCGGTCGACCTACGGTCTCGGCGCACTGGGCGGGTATCAGGGCAGGCCGTTGCGCGCCGGGGACCGGCTGCCGGTCGGCGCGGCGGCGGGGCCGTTCGTACCCCGCCGCGTCCCCGAGCGGTCCCGTCCGGCCTGGTCGCGGGAGGTGGAGTTGCGGGTGGTCCTGGGGCTCTACGACTACCGGTTGACCGAGGAGGCCACGGAGGCGTTGCTCGGCACCGTCTGGACGCTGACGCCGGTCGCGGATCGCACCGGCTTCCGGTACTCGGGCGCGAAACTGACGTTCACCGACCGTACGCAACCTTTCGGTGCCGGATCGGATCCCTCGAACATCGTCGACGCGGGCTACCCCATCGGTTCGATCCAGGTGCCCAGCGGATCCGAGCCCATCATCCTGCACCGCGACGCGGTCTCCGGCGGTGGCTACGCGATGGTCGGCACCGTCATCAGCGTCGACATGGACATCGTCGGGCAGTCGGCGCCGGGCACGAACACCCGGCTGCGGGCGGTCTCGCTCGACGAGGCACTACGGGCCCGGCGGCACGCGCAGGGCCGCTTCGCCGACCTGGCCCAGGCGCTGGCCTGA
- a CDS encoding 5-oxoprolinase subunit B family protein, translating to MPSRYSWGADEHLVVQIAEEMTPAANFTAMAISNRLAERDLDGILDICPANASLLIRFDPDRLEPATLEAVVRAIEEEVARQTHPAIRTRLLEIPVWYDDPMTREVGAKFRDRHQRPEGTDVEYAMAELGLGSVAEFVDRHSSAPWLVSMVGFVAGLPFMFQMVEREQQIELPKYLRPRTETPKLTVGHGGCFACIYSVKGAGGYQMFGVTPLPIFDPEQRHAVFRESMVLFRPGDIVKFRPVDEAEYRRLAEAVDRGENVYRTVPVDFELNEFLADPVAYNKHLLGALDAR from the coding sequence ATGCCTAGCCGCTACTCCTGGGGCGCCGACGAGCACCTGGTCGTGCAGATCGCCGAGGAGATGACGCCGGCCGCGAACTTCACGGCGATGGCGATCAGCAACCGGCTGGCCGAACGTGACCTCGACGGCATCCTCGACATCTGTCCGGCGAACGCCTCGCTGCTGATCCGGTTCGACCCGGACCGGCTCGAGCCCGCGACGCTGGAAGCCGTGGTGCGCGCGATCGAGGAGGAGGTCGCGCGCCAGACCCATCCGGCCATCCGTACCCGGCTGCTCGAGATCCCGGTCTGGTACGACGATCCGATGACCCGCGAGGTCGGCGCGAAGTTCCGCGACCGACACCAGCGCCCCGAGGGCACCGATGTCGAGTACGCGATGGCCGAACTGGGCCTGGGATCGGTGGCGGAGTTCGTCGACCGTCATTCCTCGGCGCCGTGGCTGGTGTCGATGGTCGGGTTCGTGGCCGGTCTGCCGTTCATGTTCCAGATGGTCGAGCGGGAGCAGCAGATCGAGCTGCCGAAGTATCTGCGGCCGCGCACCGAGACACCGAAACTCACGGTGGGGCATGGCGGTTGCTTCGCCTGCATCTATTCGGTGAAGGGCGCGGGCGGGTACCAGATGTTCGGGGTGACCCCGCTGCCGATCTTCGACCCCGAGCAGCGCCATGCCGTCTTCCGCGAGTCGATGGTGCTGTTCCGGCCGGGTGACATCGTGAAGTTCCGGCCCGTCGACGAGGCCGAGTACCGGCGCCTGGCGGAGGCGGTGGACCGCGGCGAGAACGTCTATCGGACGGTCCCCGTCGATTTCGAGCTCAACGAATTCCTCGCCGACCCCGTCGCCTACAACAAACACCTCCTGGGAGCTCTCGATGCACGTTGA
- a CDS encoding HpcH/HpaI aldolase/citrate lyase family protein, giving the protein MTAAGPAASARRVPATHARSWLLVPADDADRYATAAASAADAVVLDLEDGVAADRKADARAEVARLLRSGHRAWVRINDADSVHWSDDLAALAELPGLAGVVLAKTEHGEQVDATAARLPGGLPIVALVESAAGLEASGEIAGRPATTRLAFGSGDFRRDTGIARDPAVLAYPRCRLTVASRAAGLPGPVDGPTVGADPALLRSETADAAAAGMTGRLCLRAEHTAVVNDLLSPSPDEIASATALLRRYRAGGPRDGSDAPRLARAEQVVALARVFDRDAVTARR; this is encoded by the coding sequence GTGACGGCCGCCGGACCCGCCGCATCCGCGCGGCGGGTGCCCGCCACCCACGCACGCTCGTGGCTGCTGGTGCCCGCCGACGACGCCGACCGGTATGCCACCGCCGCCGCCTCCGCGGCCGATGCGGTGGTACTCGACCTCGAGGACGGTGTGGCCGCCGACCGGAAGGCCGATGCCAGGGCCGAGGTCGCCCGGCTGCTGCGGTCCGGACACCGGGCGTGGGTGCGGATCAACGACGCCGACTCCGTCCACTGGTCCGACGACCTCGCCGCGCTCGCCGAGCTGCCGGGTCTGGCCGGCGTGGTACTCGCCAAGACCGAGCACGGCGAGCAGGTGGACGCCACCGCCGCGAGGCTGCCGGGCGGGCTGCCGATCGTCGCGCTCGTCGAGTCCGCCGCGGGACTCGAGGCGAGCGGCGAGATCGCCGGGCGCCCGGCCACGACCCGATTGGCTTTCGGCAGTGGCGATTTCCGGCGGGACACCGGTATCGCGCGGGATCCGGCGGTGCTGGCGTATCCGCGATGCCGGTTGACCGTGGCCAGCCGGGCGGCCGGTCTGCCAGGACCCGTCGACGGTCCGACGGTGGGGGCGGACCCGGCCCTGCTCCGGTCGGAGACGGCCGACGCCGCGGCGGCGGGCATGACCGGGCGGTTGTGCCTGCGCGCCGAGCACACCGCCGTGGTGAACGACCTGCTGTCCCCGTCGCCCGACGAAATCGCCTCGGCCACCGCACTTCTCCGGCGATACCGGGCGGGCGGTCCGCGCGACGGCTCCGATGCGCCCCGGCTGGCCCGCGCCGAACAGGTCGTGGCATTGGCTCGCGTCTTCGACCGCGACGCCGTCACGGCCAGGCGGTGA
- a CDS encoding acetyl-CoA carboxylase biotin carboxylase subunit: MRKLLIANRGEIAVRIARAAREQGIATVAVYSAADKDAEHVRAADECVLVGPAPATASYLNVAAIMDAVRESGADAVHPGYGFLSENADFAQAVLDAGALWVGPSPTAIREMGDKVAARKSAEAAGVPTVPGSPGEVHDAAEAEQIAQRTGFPLAIKAAAGGGGRGIRIVERQEDLAAAISTAQAEARAAFGSDAVYVERFIPRARHIEVQIFGDGTNFVHLGLRDCSMQRRRQKVIEEAGELGLPAAASTGMAESAVQLAASVGYTGAGTVEFLYDEMRGEFYFIEMNTRIQVEHPVTEMIYQRDLVGEQLRVAAGAPLSFRQEELVPAGHAIEVRINAENPAQSFLPSPGAITRFDLPAGPFVRVDSGFKAGSVVAPFYDSMLAKVIVWGEDRPRALARLGRALDELVIEGVTTTADFVAAVLATDEFRTGRYHTTWLEGRLTAREQARTETADA; encoded by the coding sequence ATGCGTAAGCTACTCATCGCCAACCGCGGCGAGATCGCGGTCCGGATCGCCCGGGCGGCCCGGGAACAGGGCATCGCCACCGTGGCCGTCTACAGCGCGGCCGACAAGGACGCCGAACACGTCCGTGCCGCCGACGAGTGTGTGCTCGTCGGACCGGCGCCGGCCACGGCGAGCTACCTCAACGTGGCCGCGATCATGGACGCCGTGCGGGAAAGCGGCGCCGACGCGGTCCATCCCGGCTACGGATTTCTTTCCGAGAACGCCGATTTCGCGCAGGCCGTGCTCGACGCGGGCGCGCTGTGGGTGGGCCCGAGCCCCACCGCGATCCGGGAGATGGGCGACAAGGTCGCCGCCCGCAAGTCCGCCGAGGCGGCGGGCGTGCCCACCGTCCCCGGCTCGCCGGGCGAGGTACACGACGCGGCCGAAGCCGAGCAGATCGCCCAGCGCACCGGCTTCCCGCTGGCCATCAAGGCGGCCGCGGGCGGCGGCGGCCGCGGCATCCGCATCGTCGAACGGCAGGAGGATCTGGCCGCGGCGATCAGCACCGCCCAGGCCGAGGCACGCGCGGCCTTCGGCAGCGACGCGGTGTACGTGGAACGGTTCATCCCGCGTGCCAGGCACATCGAGGTGCAGATCTTCGGCGACGGCACGAACTTCGTCCATCTGGGCCTGCGGGACTGCTCCATGCAGCGGCGGCGGCAGAAGGTCATCGAGGAGGCCGGCGAGCTGGGGTTGCCTGCGGCGGCGAGCACGGGCATGGCCGAGTCGGCCGTGCAGCTGGCCGCCAGCGTCGGCTACACCGGTGCGGGCACCGTCGAGTTCCTCTACGACGAGATGCGCGGCGAGTTCTACTTCATCGAGATGAACACCCGCATCCAGGTCGAGCACCCGGTCACCGAGATGATCTACCAGCGCGACCTGGTCGGGGAACAGCTGCGGGTGGCCGCCGGGGCGCCGCTGTCGTTCCGGCAGGAGGAGCTGGTGCCCGCCGGGCACGCGATCGAGGTGCGGATCAACGCCGAGAACCCGGCGCAGAGCTTCCTGCCCAGTCCGGGCGCGATCACCCGCTTCGATCTGCCCGCCGGGCCGTTCGTCCGGGTGGACAGCGGTTTCAAGGCCGGGTCGGTGGTGGCGCCGTTCTACGACTCGATGCTGGCCAAGGTGATCGTCTGGGGCGAGGACCGGCCGCGCGCCCTGGCCCGCCTGGGCCGCGCACTCGACGAGCTGGTGATCGAAGGGGTCACCACCACAGCCGATTTCGTGGCCGCCGTGCTCGCCACCGACGAGTTCCGGACCGGCCGTTACCACACCACGTGGCTGGAGGGGCGGCTGACCGCGCGGGAACAGGCACGGACGGAGACCGCCGATGCCTAG
- a CDS encoding 5-oxoprolinase subunit B family protein yields MPSSPTILHTLPAGPERPAVQVRQAGDHQILVEYGEMEVDLRLNFRVHALRQALANDPVDGVLETAPGFRSMMVTFDPARIPRTRLLEEVIARERAAPDLDSLVLPSRRLTMPIAFDDEMTREAVKRYRITTRNDAPNVADGDNIDYIVRYNGFTNREEFFARFLATTWWNAFIGYFPGLPSLFALDPLTQISVPKYNPARMWTAEGAVGIGGPCVVLYPVESPGSYQLFGRTLPLWNHDFTGSDCRTADSAPATVAARSNLFQVGDRVTFTRVTEKELLTERLRVFEGTYEYRIEEDEFVVADYLDQVGRLAGAAAAVAAERRAAASRVTVP; encoded by the coding sequence ATGCCCTCGTCTCCCACGATCCTGCACACGCTCCCCGCCGGACCCGAGCGGCCCGCGGTGCAGGTACGCCAAGCCGGAGACCATCAGATCCTCGTCGAGTACGGGGAGATGGAGGTGGACCTGCGCCTGAACTTCCGCGTGCACGCGCTGCGGCAGGCGCTGGCGAACGACCCCGTCGACGGGGTGCTCGAGACCGCCCCAGGCTTCCGCTCGATGATGGTGACCTTCGACCCGGCCCGGATCCCGCGGACCCGCCTGCTCGAGGAGGTGATCGCGCGCGAGCGGGCCGCGCCCGACCTGGATTCGCTGGTACTGCCGAGCCGGCGGCTGACCATGCCGATCGCCTTCGACGACGAGATGACGCGCGAGGCGGTCAAGCGCTACCGGATCACCACCCGCAACGATGCGCCCAACGTCGCCGACGGCGACAACATCGACTACATCGTGCGCTACAACGGCTTCACCAACCGGGAGGAGTTCTTCGCGCGCTTCCTGGCCACCACCTGGTGGAACGCCTTCATCGGCTACTTTCCCGGCCTGCCGTCGCTGTTCGCCCTCGACCCGCTCACCCAGATCTCGGTGCCCAAGTACAACCCGGCCCGGATGTGGACCGCCGAGGGCGCCGTGGGGATCGGCGGGCCCTGTGTGGTGCTGTATCCGGTCGAGTCGCCCGGCTCGTACCAGCTGTTCGGCCGGACGCTGCCGCTGTGGAACCACGATTTCACCGGAAGTGATTGCCGCACCGCCGATTCCGCACCGGCCACGGTCGCGGCCCGGTCGAATCTGTTCCAGGTGGGCGACCGGGTGACGTTCACGCGGGTCACCGAGAAGGAACTGCTCACCGAGCGCCTGCGGGTGTTCGAAGGCACTTACGAATACCGGATCGAGGAGGACGAATTCGTGGTCGCGGACTATCTCGACCAGGTCGGGCGGCTGGCCGGAGCGGCCGCCGCCGTCGCCGCCGAGCGCAGGGCGGCCGCGAGCCGGGTGACGGTGCCGTGA
- a CDS encoding SRPBCC family protein yields MATLRSHVLIDRSADTVWQVVRDVPGISRWFPAITASSGDQQRRSVTLADGSTLDEQVVTLDDDLRRLQYRVIGGDLPVTAHLGTVDVLALDADRSLVVYSTEIEPAELAAAFGPACAEGLAGLRAAVS; encoded by the coding sequence ATGGCAACGCTTCGCTCGCACGTGCTGATCGACCGCAGCGCCGACACGGTGTGGCAGGTGGTGCGCGACGTCCCCGGCATCAGCCGCTGGTTCCCCGCGATCACCGCGTCCAGCGGGGACCAGCAGCGGCGCTCGGTGACGCTGGCCGACGGCAGCACGCTGGACGAGCAGGTGGTCACCCTCGACGACGACCTGCGCAGGCTGCAATACCGGGTGATCGGCGGCGACCTCCCGGTGACCGCCCATCTGGGCACGGTCGACGTGCTCGCGCTGGACGCGGATCGCTCGCTGGTGGTCTACAGCACCGAGATCGAGCCGGCGGAGCTGGCGGCCGCGTTCGGCCCGGCCTGTGCGGAGGGCCTTGCGGGGCTGCGGGCGGCGGTGTCCTGA
- a CDS encoding PucR family transcriptional regulator: protein MAGRIRGFIAIGRANPLDAIERSLVDTATYLLAEDLHRSDELRRAARNNRSAVLHLLLGGHAEVARSTSEILRVPIPDGPVRAALLGVPRRYALELLEAAEEDQALRRIETVIAELRPGRIGIVLPTAEGDVRTLEAILRRVPHGRGAVTDPVEVTDLPAAWRRVRGVFEAASDQPGKLYMARDVSEAGLLRHLTGPDARAWAQAALAPLTALDKGSKVDFAQTLRAFLAHNGQADASAGSLGIHRHTLRYRMTRIADALGRDLDDPTVRAELWFALQLYPDE from the coding sequence GTGGCCGGGCGCATCCGCGGGTTCATCGCCATCGGCCGCGCGAACCCGCTCGACGCGATCGAACGCTCGCTGGTCGATACCGCCACCTACCTGCTGGCCGAGGACCTGCATCGCAGCGACGAACTGCGCCGAGCCGCCCGCAACAACCGCTCGGCGGTGCTGCATCTGCTGCTCGGCGGGCACGCCGAGGTGGCCCGCAGCACCAGTGAGATCCTGCGGGTGCCGATCCCGGACGGGCCGGTGCGCGCCGCCCTGCTCGGCGTGCCCCGCCGATACGCGCTGGAACTGCTCGAAGCGGCCGAGGAGGACCAGGCGCTGCGCCGGATCGAGACGGTCATCGCGGAGCTGCGACCGGGCCGGATCGGCATCGTCCTGCCGACCGCCGAGGGTGACGTGCGCACGCTGGAGGCCATCCTGCGCCGGGTGCCGCACGGACGGGGCGCCGTCACCGATCCGGTGGAGGTGACCGACCTTCCCGCGGCCTGGCGGCGCGTGCGCGGGGTGTTCGAGGCGGCCTCGGACCAGCCCGGCAAGCTGTACATGGCCCGCGACGTCTCCGAGGCGGGCCTGCTGCGCCATCTCACCGGTCCCGACGCACGGGCCTGGGCGCAGGCGGCGCTGGCGCCGCTCACCGCACTCGACAAGGGATCCAAGGTCGATTTCGCGCAGACGTTGCGGGCGTTTCTCGCCCACAACGGGCAGGCCGACGCCTCCGCGGGATCGCTGGGCATCCACCGGCACACCTTGCGCTACCGGATGACCCGGATCGCCGATGCGCTCGGGCGCGACCTCGACGACCCGACCGTGCGCGCGGAACTCTGGTTCGCGCTGCAGCTGTACCCGGACGAGTGA